The Methanococcoides methylutens MM1 genome has a window encoding:
- a CDS encoding NusA-like transcription termination signal-binding factor, protein MGEIRLSTECVRYIALFESVTHAAIKDCIIDDGRVIYVVNTGDMGAAIGKRGDNINRVKKSVDKHIELIEYADEPVTFIKNAFGTVSVKSVIISEKGGKKVAYVDVPASEKGLAIGRNGSNIEKVKMVVSRHHDIDDVILQ, encoded by the coding sequence TTGGGCGAGATCAGGCTTTCAACAGAATGTGTAAGGTATATTGCCTTATTCGAAAGTGTGACTCACGCCGCAATTAAGGATTGTATTATCGATGATGGCAGAGTCATCTATGTCGTGAACACTGGTGACATGGGTGCTGCTATTGGAAAACGTGGAGACAACATAAACCGGGTTAAAAAATCCGTTGACAAACACATTGAGCTCATCGAATACGCAGATGAGCCGGTTACATTTATAAAGAATGCTTTCGGTACAGTGTCTGTCAAGTCCGTCATTATATCTGAGAAAGGTGGCAAGAAGGTCGCCTACGTGGATGTGCCTGCAAGTGAAAAAGGTCTTGCTATCGGACGCAACGGAAGTAATATCGAAAAAGTAAAAATGGTAGTTAGTCGCCATCACGATATCGATGATGTGATCTTACAGTGA
- a CDS encoding 50S ribosomal protein L30e, which yields MDINVDKALIKVIRTGSVIIGANRTIDAAVKNEAKMIVLASNCPADVREQIEATSVPVLNYSGTSVDLGPACGKPFTIAAMAIMDAGESDILAVA from the coding sequence ATATTAATGTTGATAAAGCACTTATCAAAGTTATCAGGACAGGGTCTGTTATCATCGGTGCTAACCGCACCATTGATGCAGCTGTCAAGAACGAGGCAAAGATGATAGTTCTTGCATCCAACTGTCCTGCAGATGTGAGAGAGCAGATCGAAGCAACAAGCGTGCCGGTCCTGAACTATAGTGGAACAAGTGTAGATCTTGGTCCTGCATGTGGTAAGCCATTTACAATTGCAGCAATGGCTATAATGGATGCAGGAGAATCAGACATACTTGCAGTGGCTTAA